The sequence AGCAGAGCGTGCGCTGAAAGACTACGCGCTGCAATTGGAGTATATCAATCAACAGCTGGATACCGCCTTGAAGGAAGCGAAAGCCGCGACCGAAGCCAAGTCATCGTTCTTGGCGACCATGAGTCATGAAATCAGGACCCCGATGAACGGCGTGATCGGGATGGCCGGGCTCTTGCTCGATACGAAACTGACTGATGAACAGCGGGAATACGCTGAAACGGTTCGGACGTGCGGCGATCATCTGTTGACGATCATCAATGACATCCTCGATTTTTCCAAGATCGAAGCCGGGAAGCTGGATTTGGAGGTCATTGAGTTTGATCTTCGCCTCGCCATGGATGAGTCATTGGACCTGGTTGCAGAACGAGCCTCATCCAAAGGGCTGAATCTGGCCTGTCTCTTCCACGCTGATGTGCCGAGAAACTTGCTTGGTGACCCGGGGCGCTTACGGCAGATTGTGCTGAATCTGACGGCGAATGCCATCAAGTTCACCGATAGCGGAGATGTGGTCGTGGAAGTGACGGTCGAGGCTCAATCGAATGAGGACGCGATCATCCGCATTGCGGTGACGGACTCCGGGATTGGGATCTCCGATGAAGCCCGCGAGCGCCTGTTCCAGTCATTCAGCCAGGCCGATGGCTCCACGACGAGGAAGTATGGTGGGACTGGTCTTGGTCTTGCGATTTGCAAGCGCCTTGTTGAAATGATGGGGGGAACGATCGGGGTGAGCAGCCGAATTGGGGAGGGAAGCTGCTTCTGGTTTACCGTCAACTTGCGCAAGCAGGCTGATGGCTTCAGACATTCAGAAGGTTCTGCCGTTGTGTTGGCGGGTCTCCGCATCTTGATCGTAGATGATAAAGCCATCAATCGAAAAATTCTGGAGCTGATGACAAAAAAATGGGGAATGTATCCGACACTCGTTCATGGTGGTTCCGAGGCCTTGGAGGCTCTCAGCGGCCAACCCGAGCAACCGCGATTTGACCTGGCACTGTTGGACGTGGACATGGGACCGACGGGGGGAATCGAATTGGCACGAGTGATGAAGGCGCGAGCGGAAGGCGCTGATCTCAGACTCGTGCTCCTCACCTCGTTCGGACGGCGGGGGGATGCCAAAATGGCCAGAGAAGCGAGGCTAGCCGCCTACCTGACGAAACCGATTCGTGAACGGCAATTGCATGATTGTCTTGTGGCGGTCATGACACAGCGTCCTGATTTGTCCTGTGCGCCGGCTGAAAGCGCGTCACTCCCGCTCATTACTCGGCATACTCTTGCAGAAACCAAGGCCCAGGTGGATCTTCGCGTGCTTTTGGCCGAGGATAACATCATCAATCAAAAAGTGGCGGCTCGCCTCTTCCAGCGGCTGGGCTACCGAATCGACGTGGTGGCCAACGGACGTGAGGTCCTCGAAGCGCTGTCTCGTATTCACTATGACGTCGTGTTCATGGATTGCCAGATGCCGGAAATGGACGGCTTCGAAACCACGCACCTCATCCGGGAACGGGAGACGTTCGGAACTGTTTCAAATTCCAAGTTGCAGGTTTCAAGCACAAGACCGGAGCCTTCCGGCCTCCAACCTGAAACTCGAAACTCGAAACTTGAGACTCCCCATCGCGTGCCGATCATCGCCATGACGGCGAATGCCATGCAGGGAGATCGTGAACAATGTCTGGCGGCGGGGATGGACGACTATATCTCTAAACCCATTTCAATAGACGCGTTGGCCAGCGTACTGGATCGTATGAATCGGGAGCACCGGCACGTGCAATCTAGGAAAGGTCAAGAAGCCGCGTAGCTTATGTGCCCTATCTACGGTCTGTCTCAGATCAACTGAAGGGTCAACTGTTGAGGCTTTGCGATGCGCCGGTTCGACCGGGCGGATGGACTTACAGGAATGGAGATCTCAGGCACATGGCCCACCGGCCGCCTCTCAACCGTACAGAGAGGCGACAGGAGTTCGTGTAAAGTCCCTCGACAGACACCGCAACGATGGCGGCCCGGCTGGATCGTTTTTCGCTGTCGTCTATAAATCCGTCCACAGTCAGTGCACCGCCAGGTGAATCGCGATAAGGCAAGTACTTCCTGCTCCAGCGAATGATAGGTCGTGATCGCCATTTCTCCTGTTCGGTTCATCTCCGTCATCTTTCGCAAGAAGGCGAGACCATGATCAGGTCGACGCTTCAAGAGGTCGAATTGCCATTGATGAATCATCTCATGCGCGATCGTGTTCAGGAGTTCCTGTTCTGCATATGGTGTGCGGTCGGCAAGCTTCACAAAGAGAGGGAGGGACAGGCGAATCTCTCGACTGCCTTGGCCGGTGGATGTTCTGGGTCCTCCACGGCTGGCGAACATACCAACTGAGGAGGTTAAGCGAGAACTCCATACAATCGCGATCGACGGAAGTGAACCAGAAAAGTACCGCTTATTCAAATGCTGCCAACGGGTCTGCAGTTCGTCTGGAGTAGGAAGAAACCAGGTTAGTTCACTGGTCATGGGTTACGTCATCCTAACTCTTCAATCACCGCCGCGGCCAGTAATGGCAGCATAATCTCGTGGTGGCCTGTCAAGGAATACCCTTGACCGCCTTTCTGCGTGGGGCGCCGCACGACGTTGGTCTGAGGACGATAGTGAGAAAGGAAATCCAGGTTGACCGTGGTGATGTTCGCAATGGGGTGACCCAGGTTTCGACCGAGCGACAAAGTCTTGAGGAAGACTTCCGGAAGAATCACAGCCGATCCGATATTCAGATACACGCCGCCCTCCATTCCAGCAACGACTGCAGTGAGACGTCTGAAGTCGAGAAGGGACGTAGCTCCGATGGCCGCTCCATCTGCGGAAGGATGCATGTGAATGATATCGGTGCCCACAGCGACATGAACCGTGACCGGGATGCCGAGCCGTGTACCGGTGGCAAGAATGCTGACCGAGTGGTTGGGAAATTGAGCAGCAGCATGGTTCATGTAACGCCCAATAGCCTCGCCAAGCCCATGGCCGTCATTCGCACCGCGCGTGATGGCTTCATTGAGCATGCGCCCTGTTTCTTCCGCCATACCAAAGCGCCCTTCGTCAATTTCAGCGTCCACCTCTTCAGAGGTGTGACCCATGAAGGCCAATTCGAAGTCATGGATGATTCCCGCTCCATTCATGGCTACGGCCGTGATGACGCCTCGCTTCATTAAGTCCGTGATGATCGGCGCAAGCCCCACCTTGATGACATGGGCTCCGATCCCGACGATCACCGGACGATGCTTGCGATGGGCCTTCACGATGGCCCGGGTGACGGCCCGCAGCGTCTTGACGGCTAAGATGTCAGGGAGACCGTTATAGAATGTCGAAAACGATCCCCCACGTTTCCATGATGTCACGAAGTCCGAGAGTCGCACCTTGCTATGCCGTTTTTTCAACGGATAGGTCTTGAGGTCCGATACATTGACCGGAGGAATCAAGGAGGGTAGCTGGGGTGGGGGAGTCCGATCAGGACGTTTTCCCAAGGAGATGATCCTCCACCAGTTCACACAACACGTGGCCGAGCGTAATGTGGGTTTCTTGGATGCGTGAGGTAATCGTAGAAGGCACGACGAACGGATAGTCGACCAGGCCGGCAAGCGTACCGCCGGACATCCCGGTCCACGCGACCGTCGTCAAGCCCCCTTCGCGTGCAGCGGTGATCCCCTTCAACACATTCGGAGAATTTCCACTGGTGCTGATACCGATGGCGATGTCGCCGGCTCTCCCGTGCGCCCGCACTTGGCGGGCGAACAGTTCCTCATATCCATAGTCATTAGCGATGCAGGTAATGGCTGCGATATCCGTCGCGAGGGCAATGGCCGGTAACGGCATCCGCTCGCGCTTGTAACGCCCGACAAACTCTGCCGCAATGTGCGCTGCGTCCGTCGAACTGCCACCGTTACCGAACAGCAGCACTTTATTGCCGTTGGTAAAGGCATTGGCGATGACAGTGGCCACCTGGATGATACGGTCGGCGTGTTCACGCGCAAACTGTTGCTTGACGCGAGCGCTTTCCGCAAAGGCTGTCAACACAACCGTTTGCATGATCGCGATTCTAGGCGAGGCGAGTCAGCGTGTCAAACCGAACCGCCGTGACCCTTAGGATTTCACTGGCACCGAAGTTCCGGTCTGTCGGATGGCATTCATCGCCAACGCAATCATGGAACCGACATCGGAGACGCTTGCCGGAAGGATGAGGGTATTGGTCGCCTTGGCGAGTTCGCCGAATTTTCCGATGTATTGTTCGGCGACACGCAGCTGAACAGCCTCTTGCCCGCCGGGA is a genomic window of Candidatus Nitrospira kreftii containing:
- a CDS encoding Histidine kinase, which produces MPRLSRRCQPQVLNKRTDTARNGLYGLVSTQATAMSVPRVWVMEDGVSVFWIMAAANVVLVAPLLLLLVQASRRARAGWLRAEAERVRCQENEHRLRSILEAEPQGILVLSLDWKVLQINPAGCVLFDAGFSEEIVGKDIREHIHSNDRPQMEDMHQAAREGRETCGKARLIGFSRQVRWVEITSVPLPSDDGMVQAVLSVVRDVTEQKRADRRQALQHAVAKVLAASSTVEQAVPDLLQAIVVSLDWHVGLFWRVQDDRHTISCKQDWSVDTTMVQEFVRSSQKEALTSGSDLPGNCWARGEPLWVEDVARGLMSTRRPLETTGMLHAACAFPIWLRANVYGVMEFYSKEAQAEDWDLLRALGTAGRQIGLFVERTEVEAALQENEARTSLIIDTALDAVITIDRAGRIAEWNTQAEQVFGWSAIEAIGRDVADTIFPPSHRRGYREYAQRLLESRDSSLPNMLVEMIGLRRDGREFPVEIAMTPLPVEGSVIFSAFIRDITSRKEAERALKDYALQLEYINQQLDTALKEAKAATEAKSSFLATMSHEIRTPMNGVIGMAGLLLDTKLTDEQREYAETVRTCGDHLLTIINDILDFSKIEAGKLDLEVIEFDLRLAMDESLDLVAERASSKGLNLACLFHADVPRNLLGDPGRLRQIVLNLTANAIKFTDSGDVVVEVTVEAQSNEDAIIRIAVTDSGIGISDEARERLFQSFSQADGSTTRKYGGTGLGLAICKRLVEMMGGTIGVSSRIGEGSCFWFTVNLRKQADGFRHSEGSAVVLAGLRILIVDDKAINRKILELMTKKWGMYPTLVHGGSEALEALSGQPEQPRFDLALLDVDMGPTGGIELARVMKARAEGADLRLVLLTSFGRRGDAKMAREARLAAYLTKPIRERQLHDCLVAVMTQRPDLSCAPAESASLPLITRHTLAETKAQVDLRVLLAEDNIINQKVAARLFQRLGYRIDVVANGREVLEALSRIHYDVVFMDCQMPEMDGFETTHLIRERETFGTVSNSKLQVSSTRPEPSGLQPETRNSKLETPHRVPIIAMTANAMQGDREQCLAAGMDDYISKPISIDALASVLDRMNREHRHVQSRKGQEAA
- a CDS encoding hypothetical protein (conserved protein of unknown function) encodes the protein MTSELTWFLPTPDELQTRWQHLNKRYFSGSLPSIAIVWSSRLTSSVGMFASRGGPRTSTGQGSREIRLSLPLFVKLADRTPYAEQELLNTIAHEMIHQWQFDLLKRRPDHGLAFLRKMTEMNRTGEMAITTYHSLEQEVLALSRFTWRCTDCGRIYRRQRKTIQPGRHRCGVCRGTLHELLSPLCTVERRPVGHVPEISIPVSPSARSNRRIAKPQQLTLQLI
- a CDS encoding hypothetical protein (conserved protein of unknown function); the protein is MGKRPDRTPPPQLPSLIPPVNVSDLKTYPLKKRHSKVRLSDFVTSWKRGGSFSTFYNGLPDILAVKTLRAVTRAIVKAHRKHRPVIVGIGAHVIKVGLAPIITDLMKRGVITAVAMNGAGIIHDFELAFMGHTSEEVDAEIDEGRFGMAEETGRMLNEAITRGANDGHGLGEAIGRYMNHAAAQFPNHSVSILATGTRLGIPVTVHVAVGTDIIHMHPSADGAAIGATSLLDFRRLTAVVAGMEGGVYLNIGSAVILPEVFLKTLSLGRNLGHPIANITTVNLDFLSHYRPQTNVVRRPTQKGGQGYSLTGHHEIMLPLLAAAVIEELG
- a CDS encoding Phosphoheptose isomerase, with translation MQTVVLTAFAESARVKQQFAREHADRIIQVATVIANAFTNGNKVLLFGNGGSSTDAAHIAAEFVGRYKRERMPLPAIALATDIAAITCIANDYGYEELFARQVRAHGRAGDIAIGISTSGNSPNVLKGITAAREGGLTTVAWTGMSGGTLAGLVDYPFVVPSTITSRIQETHITLGHVLCELVEDHLLGKTS